One Chiloscyllium plagiosum isolate BGI_BamShark_2017 chromosome 14, ASM401019v2, whole genome shotgun sequence genomic region harbors:
- the sfxn1 gene encoding sideroflexin-1 isoform X2 yields MTADVSLDINTKEPRWDQGTFIGRAKHFFTVTDPRNILLSNSQLENARKIIHDYRQGIVAPELTEDELWKAKYVYDSAFHPDTGEKMILIGRMSAQVPMNMTITGCMMTFYKTTPAVVFWQWINQSFNAIVNYTNRSGDAPITGGQLGTAYISATTGAVATALGLNSLTKRVTPLIGRFVPFAAVAAANCINIPLMRQRELKHGIPVTDENGNRLGESTKAAQQAIVQVVISRILMAAPGMAIPPFIMNTLERKAFLKRFPWMSAPIQVGLVGV; encoded by the exons atgactgcagatgtgtCATTGGACATCAACACCAAAGAACCTCGATGGGACCAGGGTACTTTTATTGGGAGAGCAAAACACTTCTTCACAGTTACTGACCCGAGGAACATTCTTCTATCAAATTCACAGTTGGAGAACGCTAGAAAGATAATACATGACTATAG GCAAGGTATCGTAGCTCCTGAGCTTACAGAAGATGAACTTTGGAAAGCAAAGTATGTCTATGATTCTGCATTTCACCCAGATACAGGAGAAAAAATGATTCTTATTGGTCGAATGTCAGCTCAGGTGCCAATGAACATGACAATTACTGGATGTATGATGACCTTCTATAA AACTACTCCAGCTGTGGTTTTCTGGCAATGGATTAATCAGTCCTTCAATGCTATTGTGAACTATACTAACAGAAGTGGAGATGCTCCAATAACAGGAGG CCAGCTTGGTACAGCTTACATTTCTGCCACAACAGGTGCAGTAGCAACAGCTCTTGGCCTTAATTCACTAACCAAG CGTGTGACACCTCTGATAGGACGTTTTGTTCCATTTGCTGCAGTAGCTGCTGCCAATTGTATAAATATCCCTTTAATGCGACAGAG AGAATTGAAACATGGAATACCAGTAACAGATGAGAATGGCAACCGACTAGGAGAATCAACAAAAGCTGCTCAACAGGCCATTGTACAAGTGGTCATCTCTCGGATTCTCATGGCTGCTCCTGGCATGG CTATCCCTCCATTTATAATGAATACCTTGGAAAGGAAAGCCTTCTTGAAG CGATTCCCATGGATGAGTGCACCTATTCAAGTGGGTTTGGTAGGAGTCTG